The window AGCTCCGTCGTCGGCCGTGGCCGGGGCCGCGGTCACGGCCGCACCGGTGAGGACGAGCAGCGCGGCGGCGCCGGAGACAGTCAGATACGAACGCATGGGGTCAAGTGTCCATCGTCACGTCGCAGCCCGGCGCGTTGATCCGCCATGATGTCGCCATGCGTTTCATGTTCGTCGGCGATTCCATGACCATCGGGCGCGCCGGCGACTTCACCTGGCGCTACCGCATGTGGCAGCACCTCGAAGCGGCCTTCGACGACCCGTACGAGATCGTCGGCCCGCGCACCGAGCTGTACGACACCGCGACGAACACCCCGGTCTCGTACGCGTACGGCGACCCGGAGTTCCCCGCCGAGGCCCGCCGCCATCTGGCGGGCTGGGGCGAGGGGTGGCTGCACATGGCCCCGGTCATCGCGGACACGGTCACCGCGACCCGCGCGGACGTGCTGCTCGTCTCGCTCGGCCTGATAGACCTCGGGTTCTACACGGACAGCGAGCAGACCGCCCTGAACGTACGGGCGTTCATCGAGGCCGCCCGCGCCGCCGCACCGCACATCAGGGCCGTGCTCCTGCCTGTGATACCGAACGTCCGGGCCGAGTCCGATGCCCCGTTCGCCGCCGAGTGCGACCGCTTCAACGAGCTGCTCGCGAAGGCCGTCGCCGATCTCGACGCGCCGGCGTCCCCGATCCTGCTGGCGTCGCGCCCGGCCACGTACGACATCCACACGGACACCTACGACGGTACGCACCCCGGCCCCACCGGCGAGCAGAAGCTGGCCGCGGCGTTCGCCGACGCGATGCATCAGGGGTGGGGCCTGGGCGGTCCCTACACATCGGGCCCGTCCGGCGATCGAGGAGAACGGCGAACCGTCACGGCGAGCCCAGCATGATCAGGGAGAGCCGGGTCAGCTCATCGGTCAGCCAGTCGGGCGTGACCTGACGCGGACGGCGGCCGTGGTGGGCGAGGAGTTCGTCGACCGAGTGGGTCATCACCATGACGGCGACCCGCTGGTCGCCGTCCCCCACCTCACCCCGCTCCGCGGCGCGCTCGGCCTCGCAGGTCAGGAACTCCGACCACATCGTCCGCCACATCGCGACATGATCGTCCACCGTGCGGCTGACGCCCAGCACTTCGACGAACGCCACCCGCGCCGCGCGCGGATCAGCCGTGACGGCCCGCACATAGGCGTCGAAGAGGCGACGGAACCGCTCCTCGGTCGAGCACTCGTCCATGCCGTCGGAGAGCAGGACCGCCTCGGAGGCGCGCAGTCCGCGGGTCGCCACCTCGTCGTACAGTGCGATCAACAGCGCCTCACGTGAGGTGAACTGCTGGGAGAAGGCCCGGACCGGCACCTTCGCCTCGGCGCAGAGCTGCTCGACGGTCGTGTTCGCGTAGCCGTAGGCGGCGAACAGCGCCCGTCCGGCCCGCAACAGCCGTCCACGCCACTGCGCACGGTCCTCGGCGATCGCATGGACCGGCCCGACCGCCTCGCCCGTCCCTGTTCCGCGGCTCACCAGGGCATCCACCACAGGTCCTCTTTCGTCGGCCCCGACATCCCGACTCGGGGCGGCAACCCAGGAAACGCCGCCATTCTCCCCGTTCCGCCCCACAAGCGGAGGATCCGCCACGCCTTCGACGCCCGCCGATCGTCAGGCGCCCGAAGCCCGCCCCAACTCCGGTCGTCCGCCGCACTCCTGCCGCTACGGACCGGCCCTTTCGATAACGGTAAGCAGAGTTGTCACTGCCCCGATGACCGGCTCACACATGGTCGGCGGGTCCGGCGCGGGCTCAGCCGCCCGAGCCGGAGGCGACGGCGTTGCGCCAGACGGTGAGGTCCAGAGTCATATACGTACTGGGCGAGTCCTCGGCCGAGAAGCCCTGCACCGTCACCAGCCCCATGTGTCCTGTCCCGGTGGTGACGCAGATCTGTCGCCCCTTGGAGAGCTTGTTCACGTAGATGTTCTTGGTGAACCGGGTGTCCTCGCGGCAGGCGTCGAGCGATCCCTCCTGCCCCGGATCGAGCAGGACCAGGTTTCCGTCCTGGCTCTCCGCGTCGAGATATCCGCCGGTGTCGTAGGAGAGTTCGTAACCACCGTCCTCGCCCTCCACGGGCCGGATGTCGTCGTCATCGAGCGTCAGGTGGTACCCGGCTGTGAGGTTGATGCCCTTGTGGACGACGGGCTTCGGCGCAGGCTTGGCATCGGGCTTCGATTCGGCCGTCCCGTCCCCGCCGCTCGCCCGACTTTCCGGCTTGTCCTCGTTGCCCTGGCTGCCCTGTGACGAGCCGCTGCTCTGCGCCTGCTGCCCCTCGTCCTTGAGCAGGACGTACGTGCCGCCACCCGCGATACCGAAGACCAGTGCGGCGGCCAGGGCGATGACCGCTCCCCGCCCGCCCGCCCCCTTCGAGGACCGGGGCGCCGACGGAACAGGCTGTCCGAAGTGCCCGGGGTACGTCTGCGCGTACGCCGGGCCCTGGGTCGGTGCGTGAGCGTGGGCATGGGCCTGTGCCGCGGTGGGCGTCCGGTACTGCTGAGGGGGCCGGTACGCCATGGGCGGGCCGAAGCCCGTGGGTGCGGCGGCCGGACCCACCGGGGTGGTGGGCGAGTACGCCACGGGCGGGGCGGAGTTCGGCGGTGGCGGGGTCCGGGCGGGGGCGGGGGCCGCCGCCCGCCCGGTGATGTCGGCGGCGACCGAGCCCGGCAGCCAGTCCTCCGGGCGCCGCAGCACCGTCTCCGCGTTCGCGGCCTGGCATAGCCCGATGACCTCGGTGACCGACGGCCTGGCTTCGGGGTCCTTGGCGAGGCATCGGGTGACCAGCTCCGTCAGCCGCTCCGGGACCCCGCTGAGGTCGGGCTCCTCATGGACGATCCGGTAGAGCACACCGTGCGAGGTCCCCTCGCCGAAAGCCGGCGTCCCCGTCGCCGCGTACGCGGCGACCTGACCGAGGGCGAAGATGTCGGTGGCCGCGGTCACCCTGCGCCCCGCGGCCTGTTCGGGGGCCATGAACGAAGGCGTGCCGATCGTGACGCCGCTGCCGGTGAGCGAGGTCGCGTCGGCGGCGTGGGCGATACCGAAATCGATGACACGGGGCCCGTCGGCGGCGAGCAGCACATTGGACGGCTTGAGATCGCGGTGCACGATGCCCGCGCCATGGATGACGTGCAGGGCCTCGGCCATGCCCGCGATCAGCAGCAGCACCGTCTCGACAGGCAGCGCCCCATGGGCGACAACCGCGTCGGCCAGCGAGGGCCCCGGCACGTACGCGGTGGCCAGCCAGGGCTGCGCGCCGTCGGTGTCGGCGTCG is drawn from Streptomyces sp. NBC_01717 and contains these coding sequences:
- a CDS encoding TetR/AcrR family transcriptional regulator — protein: MVDALVSRGTGTGEAVGPVHAIAEDRAQWRGRLLRAGRALFAAYGYANTTVEQLCAEAKVPVRAFSQQFTSREALLIALYDEVATRGLRASEAVLLSDGMDECSTEERFRRLFDAYVRAVTADPRAARVAFVEVLGVSRTVDDHVAMWRTMWSEFLTCEAERAAERGEVGDGDQRVAVMVMTHSVDELLAHHGRRPRQVTPDWLTDELTRLSLIMLGSP
- a CDS encoding GDSL-type esterase/lipase family protein produces the protein MRFMFVGDSMTIGRAGDFTWRYRMWQHLEAAFDDPYEIVGPRTELYDTATNTPVSYAYGDPEFPAEARRHLAGWGEGWLHMAPVIADTVTATRADVLLVSLGLIDLGFYTDSEQTALNVRAFIEAARAAAPHIRAVLLPVIPNVRAESDAPFAAECDRFNELLAKAVADLDAPASPILLASRPATYDIHTDTYDGTHPGPTGEQKLAAAFADAMHQGWGLGGPYTSGPSGDRGERRTVTASPA
- a CDS encoding serine/threonine-protein kinase codes for the protein MNAQQPDRGSSSPVFQPLAGDDPTTIGGYRLAAKLGAGGMGKVYLSYTPGGRPVAIKVIRPEFGEDAEFRRRFAQEVQSAQRVQGLFTAPVIDADTDGAQPWLATAYVPGPSLADAVVAHGALPVETVLLLIAGMAEALHVIHGAGIVHRDLKPSNVLLAADGPRVIDFGIAHAADATSLTGSGVTIGTPSFMAPEQAAGRRVTAATDIFALGQVAAYAATGTPAFGEGTSHGVLYRIVHEEPDLSGVPERLTELVTRCLAKDPEARPSVTEVIGLCQAANAETVLRRPEDWLPGSVAADITGRAAAPAPARTPPPPNSAPPVAYSPTTPVGPAAAPTGFGPPMAYRPPQQYRTPTAAQAHAHAHAPTQGPAYAQTYPGHFGQPVPSAPRSSKGAGGRGAVIALAAALVFGIAGGGTYVLLKDEGQQAQSSGSSQGSQGNEDKPESRASGGDGTAESKPDAKPAPKPVVHKGINLTAGYHLTLDDDDIRPVEGEDGGYELSYDTGGYLDAESQDGNLVLLDPGQEGSLDACREDTRFTKNIYVNKLSKGRQICVTTGTGHMGLVTVQGFSAEDSPSTYMTLDLTVWRNAVASGSGG